A stretch of Cytophagales bacterium DNA encodes these proteins:
- a CDS encoding TonB-dependent receptor plug domain-containing protein, whose translation MRKLNLKSLLFAALALFVFACGSSKTVASRGARSINEEAKINNTVEVSDNDKALSLANYLRRIPGIQVTGDGGSARVIVRGMAQSNEMPLFILDGRRIGNDFAAVNAAIDPVDIKRVQVLKDASSTSFYGLQGAGGVIKITSKKKN comes from the coding sequence ATGAGAAAACTTAACCTTAAATCTTTACTTTTTGCCGCACTGGCGTTGTTTGTTTTTGCGTGCGGATCGTCCAAGACTGTCGCTAGCAGAGGAGCAAGATCGATCAACGAAGAAGCTAAAATCAATAATACGGTAGAAGTATCGGATAATGATAAGGCCCTTTCCCTGGCCAACTACTTGCGACGAATTCCCGGGATCCAGGTGACTGGAGATGGCGGGAGCGCCCGAGTGATTGTGAGAGGAATGGCACAAAGCAATGAGATGCCACTGTTTATTTTGGACGGCAGAAGAATCGGCAACGACTTTGCTGCGGTGAATGCAGCCATTGATCCAGTAGACATCAAGCGCGTGCAAGTGTTGAAGGACGCCAGTTCTACTTCATTTTACGGCCTGCAAGGGGCAGGAGGAGTGATCAAAATCACTTCAAAGAAGAAAAATTAA
- a CDS encoding VCBS repeat-containing protein — MRIFTVLTLALLVACQAPLEKQTPPLFQALDPASSGFDFTNQLQFDADFNIYTYRNYYNGGGVATGDIDQDGLLDIYVTGNLIPNRLFRNKGNMQFEDITESAGVAGTRSWSTGVSMVDVNGDGLLDIYVCNSGDIKGDNKQNELFINEGNGRFSEQAAAYGLADRGYSTHAAFFDYDKDGDLDAYLLNNSYQAIGSFNLMQDMRPVRDDVGGDKFFRNDGNKFTDISEEAGIYGSVIGFGLGVTVGDVDQDGWQDIFVSNDFFERDYLYLNNGDGTFREDLVNQMPSISAASMGADMADFNNDGYPDIFVTDMLPKPDERIKKVTTFESWDKFIYKIQNNYHKQFNRNMLHLNNGDGTFSEIGRLSGVEATDWSWAALMFDMDNDGRKDLFVANGIYQDITDLDYLNFISDDEFKKKAITREGVDYKALVDPIPITPIPNYAMRNEGNLSFSDQTAAWGFSEPTHSNGSAYVDLDNDGDLDLVVNNVNAPSKIYENFSNELNEHHYLKVTLKGERANPFAIGAKVWVKTADGASMYQEMMPIRGFQSTVDPRLNFGLGTHIQAQELKVTWPSGKITVMKNVAADQSLVLSEGEGESMQEPDVTKPSRALLAQETRVNYSHEENTFVDFDRDRLVFHMISQEGPKLATGDVNGDGLEDVFIGGAKGAAGAILLQRKDGTFRATRQSALTEDMASEDMAAQLVDMDQDGDLDLFVASGGNEFSLGAPELRDRLYMNDGKGNFTKKDDPILRANTLSTSTVVSTDWDQDGDVDLFVGSRARPFLYGVPTNGLLYENDGSGSLKDITREVAPALIDLGMITEAQWVDVDQDKDMDLVIVGEWMTVELFRNDGGKLVRATTEAGLANYMGWWNHLNVADLDQDGDLDLIAGNHGLNSRFEASTESPLQLYINDYDQNGSVDHIFCRTIDGQIKPFTLKHELVAQIPQLKKKYLKYESYVDQTINDIFTEAQIADAIKLEVNYLASAIFWNQGDGTFTASQLPEEVQFSPVFASAVQDLDGDDVPEIVLGGNLYDAKPQAGQYDASYGTVLKYNRRDQSFSVLPRAASGLLVTGEIRDLQFVNAGNDKLLMIARNDDALLTYKINP; from the coding sequence ATGAGAATTTTTACCGTACTCACGCTCGCTTTGCTAGTGGCCTGTCAGGCGCCCTTAGAAAAGCAGACGCCTCCCCTTTTTCAGGCACTGGATCCGGCTAGCTCAGGATTCGATTTCACGAATCAGTTGCAGTTCGATGCTGATTTCAACATTTACACGTATCGAAACTACTATAATGGTGGTGGTGTCGCAACCGGAGATATCGATCAGGACGGCCTGTTAGACATCTACGTGACCGGAAACCTGATCCCAAATCGATTGTTCCGCAACAAAGGCAACATGCAGTTTGAGGACATCACCGAATCAGCAGGTGTCGCAGGTACCCGATCCTGGAGTACTGGTGTGAGCATGGTCGATGTGAACGGAGATGGATTACTGGACATCTATGTCTGTAATTCCGGAGACATCAAAGGCGATAACAAACAAAATGAACTCTTCATCAACGAAGGGAATGGTCGATTCTCGGAACAAGCAGCAGCTTATGGCCTGGCCGATCGTGGCTATTCCACCCATGCTGCTTTTTTTGATTATGACAAGGATGGCGACCTGGATGCCTACCTGCTGAACAACTCTTATCAGGCGATTGGAAGCTTCAATCTGATGCAGGACATGCGCCCGGTGCGTGACGATGTAGGGGGTGATAAATTCTTTCGGAATGACGGCAACAAGTTCACGGACATCAGCGAAGAAGCCGGCATCTATGGCAGCGTCATTGGCTTTGGCCTCGGGGTGACCGTGGGCGATGTAGATCAGGATGGCTGGCAGGACATCTTCGTAAGCAATGATTTCTTTGAGCGCGACTACCTCTATCTCAACAATGGCGACGGTACTTTCCGGGAGGACCTGGTCAATCAAATGCCATCCATCAGTGCCGCTTCCATGGGTGCTGACATGGCCGACTTCAACAACGACGGTTACCCGGACATCTTTGTGACTGACATGCTGCCTAAACCGGACGAGCGGATCAAGAAAGTCACCACGTTTGAAAGCTGGGACAAATTCATCTACAAGATCCAGAATAACTACCACAAGCAGTTCAACCGGAACATGCTTCACCTCAACAATGGCGATGGCACATTTAGCGAAATTGGCCGACTGTCCGGTGTAGAAGCGACCGATTGGAGCTGGGCTGCTTTGATGTTTGACATGGACAATGATGGTCGCAAGGACCTTTTTGTGGCCAATGGCATCTACCAGGACATTACCGATCTGGATTACCTCAATTTCATCTCTGATGATGAGTTTAAAAAGAAAGCCATCACCCGCGAAGGTGTGGACTACAAAGCATTGGTCGATCCTATTCCGATCACGCCAATCCCAAACTATGCGATGCGCAACGAAGGCAACCTATCCTTTAGCGATCAGACAGCAGCCTGGGGATTCAGCGAACCTACACATTCCAATGGTTCTGCCTATGTGGACCTGGACAATGACGGAGACCTTGACCTGGTGGTCAACAATGTGAATGCTCCTTCGAAAATCTATGAAAACTTCAGTAATGAACTGAACGAACATCATTACCTAAAAGTCACGCTGAAAGGAGAAAGAGCTAATCCTTTTGCCATTGGTGCTAAGGTTTGGGTAAAGACAGCTGATGGTGCCTCCATGTACCAGGAAATGATGCCGATCCGTGGCTTTCAATCAACTGTTGACCCTCGGCTGAACTTCGGACTAGGCACTCATATACAGGCTCAAGAATTGAAAGTTACCTGGCCTTCTGGCAAAATCACCGTCATGAAAAATGTGGCTGCAGATCAATCTTTGGTTTTATCAGAGGGCGAGGGCGAATCAATGCAGGAACCAGACGTAACGAAACCAAGTCGTGCTTTGCTCGCACAAGAAACGCGTGTGAATTATTCACATGAAGAAAACACGTTCGTGGATTTTGATCGGGATCGACTGGTCTTCCACATGATTTCGCAGGAAGGCCCAAAACTTGCCACCGGAGATGTAAATGGCGATGGTCTGGAAGATGTCTTCATTGGAGGTGCAAAAGGTGCTGCCGGAGCGATACTACTTCAAAGAAAGGACGGCACTTTCCGCGCAACCCGTCAATCAGCGTTGACTGAAGATATGGCTTCCGAAGACATGGCTGCCCAGTTGGTAGACATGGATCAGGACGGAGACCTGGACCTGTTTGTGGCCAGTGGTGGTAATGAATTTTCACTCGGTGCGCCTGAACTCAGAGATCGATTGTACATGAATGATGGTAAGGGGAATTTCACCAAAAAAGATGATCCCATTTTACGCGCCAATACCTTGAGTACTTCCACCGTAGTTTCCACCGACTGGGATCAGGATGGTGATGTGGATCTATTTGTTGGAAGTCGGGCCCGACCTTTCCTTTATGGCGTGCCTACCAATGGATTGCTTTATGAAAATGATGGCAGTGGCAGCCTGAAAGACATCACTCGTGAGGTTGCTCCGGCATTGATTGATCTGGGCATGATCACTGAAGCACAATGGGTTGACGTGGATCAGGACAAGGACATGGACCTGGTAATCGTCGGTGAATGGATGACCGTGGAATTGTTTCGCAATGATGGCGGAAAGCTGGTAAGAGCGACAACAGAAGCAGGATTGGCTAACTATATGGGTTGGTGGAACCACCTGAATGTTGCCGACCTGGATCAGGATGGAGACCTGGACCTCATCGCTGGGAATCATGGCCTCAACTCTCGTTTTGAAGCATCCACCGAGAGCCCATTGCAGCTCTACATCAATGATTATGATCAAAACGGATCGGTGGATCACATTTTCTGCCGCACCATCGATGGGCAGATCAAACCCTTTACCTTGAAGCATGAGTTGGTCGCACAGATCCCACAATTGAAGAAGAAATACCTGAAATACGAGTCGTACGTGGACCAAACCATCAACGACATTTTTACCGAAGCGCAAATTGCTGATGCCATCAAGCTGGAAGTGAATTATCTGGCTTCAGCCATTTTCTGGAATCAGGGAGATGGCACCTTTACTGCCAGTCAATTACCAGAAGAAGTACAATTTTCACCGGTATTTGCCTCAGCGGTGCAAGACCTGGATGGCGATGATGTTCCCGAGATCGTTTTGGGTGGCAACCTGTACGATGCCAAACCACAGGCAGGTCAGTATGATGCCAGCTACGGCACCGTATTGAAGTACAACCGCAGAGATCAGTCCTTTTCAGTTCTGCCAAGAGCTGCTTCCGGCCTATTGGTAACCGGTGAGATCCGAGACCTTCAATTCGTGAATGCGGGTAACGACAAGCTGCTGATGATCGCCAGAAACGACGATGCTTTACTGACTTATAAAATCAATCCTTGA
- a CDS encoding VCBS repeat-containing protein — protein sequence MKRFLPLMIWLGACSPEPEAPRQFSLMDARETGIDFRNDLSDEQLDIIEYLYFYNGGGAAIGDLNNDGLPEVIFTANQTANQVYLNQGNFQFKNISDQVFESEKETWSNGVALGDVNGDGLLDIYISQVSNYKTIPEGQNLLYINQGNLKFKESAAEMGLAFSGFSTHAAFFDYDLDGDLDMYLLNHAVHTNRSYSSAKERINQDNRSGDRLYKNLLNETGKAGFEDVTQDAGIYSSLLGYGLGIGISDVNGDYWPDIYVSNDFHENDYLYINQQDGTFKEEGASRIPHMSRFSMGNDIADINGDGQMDIFTLDMLPEDPSIMKQSGGEDSDEVYAIKIENGYHHQYSRNTMQINEGGLFKDLALLNNTYATDWSWSVLIADYDLDTKNELFVSNGIYKRPNDLDYINFASNLQFSEYARLEGKAQNEELIKRMPTMKLSNFVFKQSDSSGYDNVSTEWNLDQTSYSHGAAYGDLDGDGDLDLIVNNTNEPAFVYRNNNLDNRLGLQLKLEGKPGNIHGIGASVEVHTAGNVQHKEVYLSRGFQSSSESTLIFGVSQNPDSVKVYWGGSASQVFQGLKMDDVNVLSYDPVQTSTAGPASDIEIRSLPFTHLENNYDDLDYESLMPYRLSKWGPALAVGDVNGDGTIDLYLGGARNQPGALLLKKGKDFQSKNIGLNIDQQFEDVAAELFDADGDQDLDLIVISGGNEARQNQLLYQHRLYLNDGQGNFQRDYQAFPQQVASNGSCVMAEDLDNDGDMDLFIGSLSIPGIYGLEPASFLLLNNGSGKFSIANDQLPNNGKLGMITSVGAFDSDQDDQKDLAVAGHWMPVTILKNTSDGFIRESIPNTAGWWNSITVADVNQDGKEDLLAGNLGLNSKLKASTQEPVTLYLSDFDRNGQLEPILFHFYQGAHIPFHSRDELSGQVPELKKRFLSYQDFAKVRSIETLFPAANPKTMRIQQVVELGSALFLNEGNGTYAKHQLPEQTGPINDFAIELKEEGILIHTVGNRLDYNVNQGRYTGMAYSLYTFNAGTLTKEKGTLRMPFNKTYNRMAWLDEEVLVITTNDGPAYQIIQ from the coding sequence TTGAAGCGATTTTTACCCTTAATGATCTGGCTGGGTGCCTGTAGTCCCGAGCCTGAAGCCCCAAGGCAATTTTCCTTAATGGATGCCAGGGAAACCGGGATCGATTTTCGAAATGATCTGAGTGATGAACAGCTGGACATCATCGAATACCTATATTTCTACAATGGCGGGGGTGCAGCCATCGGTGACCTGAACAATGATGGACTTCCGGAAGTCATTTTCACCGCCAATCAAACTGCCAACCAGGTCTACCTCAATCAAGGAAATTTCCAATTCAAAAATATCTCCGATCAGGTTTTTGAATCAGAAAAAGAAACCTGGTCAAACGGTGTAGCACTGGGTGATGTAAATGGTGATGGCTTACTCGATATCTACATCAGTCAGGTCAGCAATTACAAAACCATCCCGGAGGGCCAAAACCTGCTCTACATCAATCAGGGTAACCTGAAATTCAAAGAATCTGCGGCTGAAATGGGGTTGGCTTTCTCAGGCTTTTCCACGCATGCGGCCTTTTTTGATTACGACCTGGACGGGGACCTGGACATGTACCTACTCAACCATGCGGTACACACCAATCGGTCTTATAGTTCCGCCAAAGAACGCATCAATCAGGACAACCGGTCCGGAGATCGACTGTACAAGAACTTGTTGAACGAAACAGGAAAAGCAGGTTTTGAGGATGTGACACAAGATGCGGGTATTTATTCCAGCTTACTCGGTTATGGACTGGGCATCGGGATTTCGGATGTGAATGGGGATTACTGGCCGGACATCTATGTCTCCAATGACTTTCATGAAAATGACTACCTCTACATCAACCAACAGGACGGGACTTTCAAAGAAGAAGGCGCCAGTCGGATTCCACACATGTCCCGCTTTTCGATGGGTAACGACATTGCTGATATCAACGGAGATGGACAAATGGACATCTTCACCCTGGACATGCTTCCGGAAGATCCTTCAATAATGAAACAATCCGGAGGTGAAGATTCCGATGAAGTTTATGCCATCAAGATCGAAAATGGCTACCACCACCAATACTCACGCAATACGATGCAGATCAATGAAGGTGGCTTATTCAAGGATCTTGCCCTGCTCAACAATACCTACGCCACTGATTGGAGCTGGTCCGTACTGATTGCTGATTATGATCTGGATACTAAAAACGAGCTCTTCGTCTCCAATGGCATTTACAAAAGACCCAATGACCTGGACTACATCAACTTTGCCAGCAACCTGCAGTTCTCGGAATACGCCCGACTAGAAGGGAAAGCACAGAATGAGGAGCTAATCAAGAGGATGCCTACCATGAAGCTCTCCAACTTTGTGTTCAAGCAAAGTGATAGTTCGGGCTATGACAATGTCAGTACAGAATGGAACCTAGATCAAACGTCCTATTCTCATGGAGCAGCATATGGGGATTTAGACGGTGATGGCGACCTGGATCTGATCGTAAACAACACCAATGAGCCCGCATTTGTCTATCGCAACAATAACCTGGATAACCGATTAGGATTACAGCTAAAACTTGAGGGTAAACCCGGAAACATCCATGGTATCGGCGCCTCTGTAGAAGTCCATACTGCAGGAAATGTACAGCACAAAGAAGTCTACCTGAGTCGCGGTTTTCAATCTTCATCTGAGTCAACATTGATATTTGGCGTCAGCCAAAATCCGGATAGCGTCAAAGTATATTGGGGAGGCTCAGCATCTCAGGTATTTCAAGGCCTGAAAATGGATGACGTCAACGTATTGTCCTATGATCCAGTTCAGACGAGCACAGCAGGCCCTGCTAGTGATATTGAAATTCGATCTTTGCCGTTCACGCACCTTGAAAACAATTACGATGACCTTGACTATGAGTCTTTGATGCCCTATCGCTTATCAAAATGGGGACCAGCTCTGGCCGTCGGAGATGTGAACGGTGACGGGACTATTGACCTTTATTTGGGTGGCGCCCGTAATCAACCCGGAGCACTTTTACTTAAAAAAGGAAAAGACTTCCAATCGAAAAACATCGGATTGAACATTGACCAACAATTTGAAGACGTGGCCGCTGAGCTATTTGATGCGGATGGTGATCAAGACCTGGACCTGATCGTGATCAGTGGCGGCAATGAAGCCCGACAAAATCAATTGCTTTACCAGCATCGACTCTACCTCAACGATGGTCAGGGAAATTTTCAGCGCGATTATCAGGCCTTCCCTCAGCAAGTAGCTTCTAATGGCAGTTGTGTTATGGCCGAAGACCTGGATAATGATGGTGACATGGACCTGTTCATTGGTTCACTCTCGATCCCTGGCATATACGGATTGGAACCAGCCAGTTTCTTACTATTGAACAATGGTTCCGGAAAGTTTTCAATTGCTAACGACCAGCTACCCAACAATGGTAAACTTGGTATGATCACCAGTGTAGGTGCATTCGATTCAGATCAGGATGACCAAAAAGATTTGGCGGTTGCCGGGCATTGGATGCCAGTGACCATATTGAAAAATACTTCCGATGGGTTTATCCGAGAATCAATTCCCAATACGGCAGGCTGGTGGAACAGCATCACAGTGGCTGATGTCAATCAAGATGGAAAAGAGGACCTACTTGCCGGAAACCTTGGACTCAACAGTAAACTCAAAGCCTCCACGCAGGAACCTGTTACGCTTTATCTATCCGATTTTGATCGGAATGGCCAGTTGGAACCCATCCTATTCCATTTCTATCAGGGAGCGCACATCCCTTTTCATTCCCGAGACGAATTATCCGGTCAGGTCCCTGAATTGAAAAAACGATTTCTGAGCTATCAGGATTTTGCCAAAGTCCGTTCCATCGAAACGCTTTTCCCGGCTGCAAATCCAAAAACCATGCGCATCCAGCAAGTAGTTGAATTGGGCTCAGCTTTGTTTTTGAATGAAGGAAATGGTACTTATGCTAAACATCAATTACCTGAGCAAACAGGCCCGATCAATGATTTTGCCATTGAACTAAAAGAAGAAGGAATCTTGATCCATACCGTTGGAAACCGGTTGGATTACAATGTAAATCAGGGGCGGTACACCGGCATGGCTTATTCGCTTTACACCTTTAATGCTGGGACGCTAACAAAAGAGAAGGGCACCCTAAGGATGCCCTTTAATAAAACATATAACCGAATGGCATGGCTGGATGAAGAAGTTTTGGTCATTACGACCAATGATGGACCAGCCTACCAGATCATTCAATGA
- a CDS encoding VCBS repeat-containing protein has translation MSDSSLERVTPRYINTQVLALFTVLVGLMSCQKPTESATVFRKISPTESGIDFRNQLEYNERLNTYTYRNFYNGAGVAVGDINNDGLQDLYFCGNQVDNKLFLNLGNLKFKDITQEAGVGSPNIWSTGVSMADVNGDGLLDIYVCKAGPKGGENRHNELFINQGDLTFTEESKKYGIADEGLSLHAAFFDYDKDGDQDFYLLNNSLRSVGVYDLRQDQRLETDTLGGNKLYRNDGGYFTNVTLESGIYSSFIGFGLGVTIADLDRDGWQDIFVSNDFFEKDYVYINQGNGTFEESLEALISETSMGSMGADIADLNNDGYPEIYVTEMLPESEQRYKTKTLFEDWDKYQSNLKNGYYEQFTRNAFQLNNGPNPVSGSVSFSEISRLTGAHATDWSWGALIFDYNNDGFKDIFVANGIAKDLTDLDYINFYSNNRELVAKYRKDSLVLTKLIDQIPSVPLPNYLFENSGGMDFNNRAIELGLSDSTFSNGAVYSDLDNDGDLDLVVNNINDDSFLFENTSESNGNHYLMLDLRLPDSSIAVGAQVEIRINNQLMYQELVPVKGYLSSVDPRMHFGVGTAQQVGELKISWPNGATSTETNIAVDQLLKRVQPPLTPTLGNPFTVDPLMTEIKTPVGFQHIENDFEDFNRDRLLFEMHSNEGPGVAQGDVNGDGLTDLYLGGAKGFAGGLYLQEKDGSFSKSQTFTDDQDAEDVDALFFDADQDGDLDLYVASGGNEFGVGSKWLMDRIYFNDGNGRFIKKASSFPGIRESSSFVSAADFDGDGDADLLVGTRLKPFLYGVPPNSYLLQNDGSGNFKDITASTAPALQKIGMATDGQWFDLENDGDQDIVLVGKWMGVKVLTNESGKFTLQSKALNLAGSNGLWNTLEVADLNQDGYQDLIAGNIGENTRYRASVDKPLQLFINDFDRNGSVEQITCQYEGDKAYPIHLLANLTKQLPGLRKRFSRAEDYKSKTMEELFTPEQMANAVKLKVETLQSSAFISQQGTSFIREALPDNHQIAPIYGLLPLDLNADGRTDLITGGNFTKSKPEWGIYKASYGNVSLGTPTNQWQSQRHEASGFFVTGEVRRIIALKDSKRILVVRNNSGISCFSYE, from the coding sequence TTGAGTGATTCATCCCTGGAGCGAGTGACCCCACGATACATTAACACCCAAGTACTGGCCCTTTTTACTGTTTTGGTCGGGCTTATGAGCTGTCAGAAACCGACTGAATCAGCGACGGTATTCCGTAAGATATCTCCAACGGAATCAGGCATTGATTTCAGAAATCAATTGGAGTACAATGAACGCCTCAACACTTACACGTACCGTAATTTCTACAATGGTGCTGGAGTAGCGGTAGGAGACATTAACAATGACGGACTTCAGGATTTGTATTTCTGTGGCAATCAGGTCGACAATAAGCTTTTTCTCAATCTTGGCAATTTAAAATTCAAAGACATTACCCAGGAAGCTGGCGTAGGCAGCCCCAACATCTGGTCCACGGGTGTCAGCATGGCGGATGTGAATGGCGATGGTTTGCTGGACATCTATGTATGTAAGGCTGGTCCTAAAGGAGGCGAAAATCGACATAATGAATTATTCATCAATCAGGGCGATCTGACCTTCACGGAAGAGTCCAAAAAGTATGGCATTGCCGATGAGGGTTTATCACTGCATGCTGCCTTTTTTGACTATGACAAAGACGGAGATCAGGACTTCTACTTATTGAACAATTCACTCAGATCAGTAGGCGTTTATGACTTGCGGCAAGACCAACGATTGGAAACTGACACACTCGGGGGTAATAAGCTGTACCGAAATGATGGTGGCTACTTCACGAATGTGACGCTGGAATCCGGCATCTACAGCAGCTTCATTGGGTTTGGTCTGGGTGTGACGATCGCTGACCTGGATCGGGACGGCTGGCAGGACATCTTTGTGTCTAATGACTTTTTTGAGAAGGACTATGTCTACATCAATCAGGGTAATGGCACGTTCGAGGAATCTTTGGAAGCCTTGATCTCGGAAACCAGTATGGGTTCCATGGGTGCCGATATAGCTGACCTGAATAACGACGGTTATCCCGAGATCTACGTCACGGAAATGCTCCCGGAATCAGAGCAGCGCTACAAGACCAAAACGCTCTTTGAAGATTGGGACAAGTATCAATCTAACTTAAAGAATGGCTATTACGAGCAGTTTACCCGTAATGCCTTTCAATTGAACAACGGACCTAATCCCGTATCGGGTTCGGTCTCTTTTAGTGAAATCAGCCGACTGACCGGAGCACACGCCACAGACTGGAGTTGGGGAGCACTGATTTTCGATTATAACAATGACGGTTTCAAGGACATTTTTGTAGCCAATGGCATCGCTAAAGACCTGACGGATCTGGATTATATCAATTTCTACTCCAACAACCGGGAGTTGGTGGCAAAGTACCGCAAAGACAGCCTGGTACTGACCAAGCTGATCGACCAAATCCCCTCAGTCCCTCTACCCAATTACCTCTTTGAAAATTCGGGAGGAATGGATTTCAATAATAGGGCCATTGAACTCGGTTTGAGTGATTCCACTTTTTCCAACGGGGCCGTTTACAGCGATCTGGACAATGATGGAGACCTGGACCTGGTGGTCAACAACATCAATGATGACAGCTTTTTGTTTGAAAACACCTCAGAGAGCAATGGTAATCACTACCTGATGCTGGACCTTCGTTTACCGGATTCCAGTATTGCCGTGGGGGCACAAGTGGAGATCAGGATTAACAATCAACTCATGTATCAGGAACTGGTTCCGGTCAAAGGCTATCTATCCTCTGTAGATCCCAGAATGCATTTTGGAGTTGGCACCGCACAGCAAGTCGGAGAACTGAAAATCTCCTGGCCTAATGGTGCGACCAGTACCGAAACGAATATTGCGGTAGATCAGCTCTTGAAAAGAGTACAGCCACCCCTTACGCCCACTTTAGGCAATCCGTTCACGGTAGATCCATTGATGACTGAAATTAAAACCCCGGTTGGCTTCCAGCACATCGAAAATGATTTTGAGGATTTCAACAGGGACCGTCTGTTGTTTGAAATGCACAGCAATGAAGGCCCCGGCGTGGCTCAGGGTGACGTCAATGGGGACGGCTTAACAGATTTGTATCTCGGTGGAGCCAAAGGGTTTGCCGGTGGACTTTACCTGCAAGAAAAAGATGGAAGCTTCTCAAAAAGCCAAACCTTCACCGACGACCAGGATGCTGAAGACGTGGATGCCTTGTTCTTTGATGCAGACCAGGATGGTGATTTGGACCTCTACGTGGCAAGTGGAGGAAATGAATTTGGGGTAGGCTCAAAATGGTTGATGGATCGTATTTACTTTAATGATGGCAATGGAAGGTTCATTAAAAAAGCATCCAGTTTTCCTGGAATTCGGGAGAGCTCTTCCTTCGTTAGTGCCGCCGACTTTGATGGCGACGGTGACGCTGACCTGTTAGTAGGCACTCGATTAAAGCCATTCTTATATGGCGTTCCTCCCAATTCTTATCTATTGCAAAATGATGGTTCTGGCAACTTCAAGGACATAACGGCTAGCACTGCCCCAGCTTTACAAAAAATAGGCATGGCCACCGATGGCCAATGGTTCGACCTGGAAAATGATGGTGATCAGGACATAGTGCTGGTTGGGAAATGGATGGGCGTGAAAGTCCTGACCAATGAATCCGGGAAATTTACCTTGCAATCTAAAGCCCTGAATTTGGCAGGCAGCAATGGTCTTTGGAACACCCTCGAAGTGGCAGACCTGAATCAAGACGGCTACCAGGACCTCATCGCCGGTAACATTGGTGAAAACACTCGTTATCGCGCTTCGGTGGATAAGCCCCTTCAACTCTTCATCAACGACTTTGACCGGAATGGCTCCGTGGAGCAGATCACCTGCCAATATGAAGGAGACAAGGCGTATCCGATCCACCTGCTGGCCAACCTCACCAAGCAGTTGCCAGGATTGCGCAAGCGCTTTTCGAGAGCAGAGGATTACAAAAGTAAAACCATGGAAGAGTTGTTCACGCCAGAACAAATGGCCAATGCCGTCAAGCTGAAAGTGGAAACGCTCCAATCCAGTGCATTCATCAGCCAACAAGGCACCAGTTTTATCCGGGAAGCTTTACCTGACAATCATCAAATTGCTCCAATTTATGGTTTGTTGCCACTCGATTTGAATGCGGATGGACGCACTGACCTGATCACTGGAGGTAACTTTACAAAATCAAAACCCGAATGGGGAATTTACAAGGCAAGTTATGGAAACGTTTCTCTGGGCACACCTACAAATCAATGGCAGTCGCAACGACATGAGGCCAGTGGTTTTTTTGTGACCGGAGAAGTGCGACGCATCATTGCGTTGAAGGACTCCAAACGAATTTTGGTGGTGAGAAATAATTCAGGAATTTCGTGCTTTAGTTATGAATAA